Sequence from the Maribacter aquivivus genome:
ATATACATATATTTAAATCTTTGATTTTCAAGCAATTAATTGTTTCTAAGTAACGTTATATGAATGAAACTGTTAATTTTTTTATAAAAAAGTGTATTTCAACGATAAAAAAGTGCCGTTTAAAGAGCTTGTATTAATTATTTTACCTATTTTTAACACAACAACAACAATTATTGGTTCATTTACAATACAAATATTATGGATAGTTATATCATCACTTTAGGAACTTACCTTATTTTAATGTTATTTTTTAAGGTATTTTTTGCTGTTGCAGGTAAAGAATAAATTGAAATATCAATATGTTAAAATCACTTCACGATGTTGAAGAAAGATTTACGCATAAAATATTTAAAATTACGTAGTTCCCTTACACCCTCTCAATTATCTTCTCAAAGTATAGCAATTGCGAATTCAGTTTTGCAATTGCCAATATGGAGCAATTCATATTTTCATATTTTTTTACCGATAGAACAAAAAGCTGAGATAAATACAGAAGGTATTATCTCAATACTTCTTGGTTTAGATAAAAATGTCATTGTTCCGAAAATTAAATCTTCTACACAATTAGAACATTTTCTACTTACCGACAACACAAAATTTACTACCAATAGCCTAAATATACCCGAACCCGTTGACGGCATTACTATTGAACCAAAAAAAATAGATGTTGTTTTTATTCCCCTTTTAGCTTTTGACAAGACAGGAAATAGAATAGGATATGGAAAAGGATATTATGATCGATTTCTCAGTGATTGTAAAGAGGATATCATAAAAATTGGACTATCTTTCTTTGAAGCAGAAGACTCAATAGATGATGTTGACGCTACAGATATACCTCTCGATTATTGCGTAACACCTAATAAAACCTATTCTTTTAAAACGCCTTAATCTTGTAGGCTTTCTACTTCTTGTGCTGACGTCTCTTCTTCTTTGTTAAATGCTCTTTTATTAAAAACCAGTAATATGCCCACACCTGTACTAATTGCAGTATCGGCAATATTAAAAACTGGCTCAAAGAATCTAAAATTCTGTCCGCCTACCATAGGCATCCACGTTGGCCAAGTAGAATCTACCATTGGAAAGTATAACATATCTACCACCTTACCATAAAATAACTTACCATAAGGTTCATCAGAAAATAAGGTTGCTACTTCATTATAGCTTTCATTAAAAATAGCACCATAAAAAACGGAGTCCAAAATATTACCTAACGCCCCGGCAAAAATTAATGAAACCGCCCAAATTAAGGTATTCGAGGCTTTTTTCTTAATGACATCAAAAAGCCAATATCCTATACCAAAAATGGCAAATAATCTAAATACCGTTAAAACTAATTTTCCGATATTATCCGAAATAGGTAATACATCACTTAATTTTGCACCCCAAGCAGCACCTTCATTTTCAATAAAAAGTATTTTAAACCAGTTAAATACCTCAACAGACTCTCCCAAAACGAAATGGGTCTTTATATAAATCTTACTCCATTGATCAATAATTAATATCAATAGAATAAACAGTACAGATTTTTTAATGTTCATGGGCTTTCATCAATGAGCGCAAAAATATAAATATTATTCGGTTTTAATGAGATCTATATTTCCTGTAACAGTTTCTAATGTAAAAGTAGAATTTCCTTTTGGTATGAGATTCGCAGAAACCTCACCGTACTTACTTGTAGCACTTATAGCAGCTGCTGCAGAATAAACCTTAATATTACCACTTTGAGATTTTATTTTAGCTTCTGCCTCTATATTATTTAATATGCATGTACCGTCTGATAATGATACATGCAGTTCATTATACCCCCCATCTAAAACCACCCTAGTATTGGTACCATAGATTTCTAGATTTTTATAAGAAGGGATTCTTAGTTTCAATAAAATTGAAACTACTTTATGAGCACTTAGTTTATCATTAGGATTTTCGAAATTTGGAGTAAAGCCTGTTTCAACAATAATCGTAGAACCATTAGTTGAAACCTCTAAATCTAAGTCTTGACTATATTCACCCTCCATTTCTGCTATGATACTAATTTCATTACTCTTACTTGTTTGTACCTCAACAGCAAAACAGTTAGTAGCATCAACCTGTATTAAACTAATATGTTCTGCTAAAATATTTTCATACATTTTCTTTTGAGCACTGAGCCCAATAGAAAATAAAATCACGAAATATAATAGGGAAACTTTCAAAATAAAAGCTATTAAAAAACGCCCCTAAAGGCGTTTTAATTATGACTGCATATTTTTAGCTTCAATACTTAATGTAGCATGTGGCACAAGTTTTAACCGCTCTTTATTAATTAGTTTACCTGTTACACGACATATACCAAAGGTCTTATTTTCTATACGTAACATCGCATTCTTAAGGTCTCTAATAAACTTTTCTTGCCTAATAGCCAATTGCGTATTTGCCTCTTTACTCATAGTTTCTGACCCTTCTTCAAATGCTTTGAAGGTAGGCGACGTATCATCGGTACCATTATTACCATCGTTCATATAAGCACTTTTCAAGAGCTCTAAATGGCTTTTTGCCTTTTCTATCTTCTCTTCAATCAATACTTTGAATTCTGCCAAATCTTTGTCAGAATACCTTACTTTTAAATCTTCTGCCATCTTTTAATGTTTTTCAATAAACAATTTAGTGTTCACCTCGTCAAAAGCAATTTCTACACCTTTGTCCAATTTTTCTACAAAATTTAACTCCGCCGTTAAAGTCTCTGTTTTAATATACTCTACATTATTTTTTACAGCAACTTCAACAAAACCGTCTTTTAATACTTCAATTGCAATTTTATCTGTAACCTCAAAACCAGAATCTTTTCTAATATTCTGAATTCTGTTGACCAACTCTCTTGCAATTCCTTCATTTCTCAACTCTTCATTAATTGTTACATCTAAGGCAACAGTTAATTTACCAGAGGTCGCTACCATCCAACCTTCAATATCTTGAGAAGAGATTTCTACATCCTGTAACTGTAAAGTAATACTTTTATTTTCTAATTGGATTGTTAATTCGCCATCCTGCTCAATTTTTTGGATGTCATTCTGATCAAAACCATTGACAACTTGAGCAATTTGCTTCATTTCTTTACCGAATTTT
This genomic interval carries:
- a CDS encoding lipoprotein signal peptidase, whose protein sequence is MNIKKSVLFILLILIIDQWSKIYIKTHFVLGESVEVFNWFKILFIENEGAAWGAKLSDVLPISDNIGKLVLTVFRLFAIFGIGYWLFDVIKKKASNTLIWAVSLIFAGALGNILDSVFYGAIFNESYNEVATLFSDEPYGKLFYGKVVDMLYFPMVDSTWPTWMPMVGGQNFRFFEPVFNIADTAISTGVGILLVFNKRAFNKEEETSAQEVESLQD
- a CDS encoding TraR/DksA family transcriptional regulator, which encodes MAEDLKVRYSDKDLAEFKVLIEEKIEKAKSHLELLKSAYMNDGNNGTDDTSPTFKAFEEGSETMSKEANTQLAIRQEKFIRDLKNAMLRIENKTFGICRVTGKLINKERLKLVPHATLSIEAKNMQS
- a CDS encoding DUF4097 family beta strand repeat-containing protein, with amino-acid sequence MYENILAEHISLIQVDATNCFAVEVQTSKSNEISIIAEMEGEYSQDLDLEVSTNGSTIIVETGFTPNFENPNDKLSAHKVVSILLKLRIPSYKNLEIYGTNTRVVLDGGYNELHVSLSDGTCILNNIEAEAKIKSQSGNIKVYSAAAAISATSKYGEVSANLIPKGNSTFTLETVTGNIDLIKTE
- a CDS encoding 5-formyltetrahydrofolate cyclo-ligase; translation: MLKKDLRIKYLKLRSSLTPSQLSSQSIAIANSVLQLPIWSNSYFHIFLPIEQKAEINTEGIISILLGLDKNVIVPKIKSSTQLEHFLLTDNTKFTTNSLNIPEPVDGITIEPKKIDVVFIPLLAFDKTGNRIGYGKGYYDRFLSDCKEDIIKIGLSFFEAEDSIDDVDATDIPLDYCVTPNKTYSFKTP